A region of Roseobacter litoralis Och 149 DNA encodes the following proteins:
- the recA gene encoding recombinase RecA produces the protein MATADLLSMNSKKSADKQKALDSALAQIERQFGKGSIMKLGTAGAVQDITASSTGSLGLDIALGIGGLPMGRIIEIYGPESSGKTTLTLHCVAEQQKAGGVCAFVDAEHALDPAYAKKLGIDLDELLISQPDTGEQALEITDTLVRSGAVNMVIVDSVAALTPKSELEGDMGDSSVGVQARLMSQAMRKLTGSISRSNCMVIFINQIRMKIGVMFGSPETTTGGNALKFYSSVRLDIRRIGALKDRDEVVGNHTRVKVVKNKVAAPFKQVEFDIMYGEGISKMGELLDLGVAAGVVDKSGSWFSYGDERIGQGRENAKGFLRENVQMALEIEDKIRAAHGLDFDMPAHEKKADDDILEA, from the coding sequence ATGGCAACGGCAGATCTACTCAGCATGAATAGCAAAAAATCCGCAGACAAACAAAAGGCGCTTGATTCCGCGCTGGCTCAGATTGAGCGCCAGTTCGGCAAGGGCTCGATCATGAAATTGGGCACCGCGGGGGCCGTGCAGGACATCACGGCCAGCTCCACGGGCTCGTTGGGTCTTGATATCGCCTTGGGAATCGGCGGTCTTCCGATGGGTAGAATCATCGAGATCTATGGACCCGAAAGTTCTGGTAAAACCACGCTGACCCTGCACTGTGTGGCAGAACAGCAAAAAGCGGGTGGCGTATGCGCCTTCGTGGACGCCGAACATGCGCTGGACCCGGCATATGCGAAAAAGCTTGGTATCGATCTGGACGAGTTGTTGATCAGCCAACCTGATACCGGGGAACAAGCGCTGGAGATCACTGATACGCTTGTGCGTTCCGGTGCCGTGAACATGGTGATTGTGGATTCGGTTGCCGCTCTGACGCCGAAGTCCGAGCTTGAAGGCGACATGGGCGACAGTTCCGTTGGTGTGCAGGCCCGCCTGATGAGCCAGGCGATGCGCAAGCTGACAGGATCGATCAGCCGCAGCAACTGCATGGTGATCTTCATCAACCAGATCCGGATGAAGATCGGCGTCATGTTCGGCTCGCCCGAGACGACAACGGGTGGTAACGCGCTTAAGTTCTACTCCTCCGTTCGGTTGGATATCCGGCGTATTGGCGCACTGAAAGACCGCGACGAAGTCGTTGGCAACCACACGCGGGTCAAGGTTGTCAAAAACAAGGTTGCCGCACCCTTCAAGCAAGTCGAATTTGATATCATGTACGGCGAAGGCATCTCAAAGATGGGCGAATTGCTGGATCTTGGGGTTGCCGCAGGTGTGGTGGATAAATCCGGGTCGTGGTTCAGCTATGGCGATGAGCGTATCGGGCAGGGGCGCGAAAACGCCAAAGGTTTCCTGCGTGAGAACGTCCAGATGGCGCTTGAGATCGAGGATAAGATCCGCGCGGCACATGGGCTTGATTTCGACATGCCGGCACATGAGAAAAAAGCAGACGACGACATACTTGAGGCCTGA